A single genomic interval of Peribacillus sp. FSL H8-0477 harbors:
- a CDS encoding undecaprenyl-diphosphate phosphatase codes for MLTELQAFILGVIQGLTEFLPISSTGHLYLGRHLFHLDEAGIFLDTMLHIGTLIALVVVYKAELVKILKNPFSKLTLLLIAGTIPAVIAGLLLSDWFDDLSKSGVTIGWEFLATGFILWFADQAGSGKKSLEEISVKDALIIGSFQAAAIMPALSRSGLTIAAGLFCKLDRATAAYFSFLLSIPAISGGIIFQLKPVLTGGAETLPFSSMLIATLASAIFGYIAVVWMINYLKSRSLKVFSFYVWGLGSLVLILQFTGVF; via the coding sequence ATGTTAACTGAATTACAGGCATTTATACTTGGAGTGATTCAAGGATTAACAGAATTTTTGCCTATATCAAGCACAGGTCATCTATATCTTGGCAGGCATTTATTCCATCTCGATGAAGCAGGAATATTTCTTGATACCATGCTGCATATAGGAACACTGATTGCACTGGTTGTCGTTTATAAAGCTGAACTTGTTAAGATCTTGAAAAATCCTTTTTCAAAATTAACACTTTTGCTCATTGCCGGAACGATTCCTGCAGTCATCGCTGGCCTATTATTAAGTGATTGGTTTGACGATCTTTCAAAAAGCGGAGTAACAATCGGCTGGGAATTTCTAGCTACAGGATTCATACTTTGGTTCGCTGATCAAGCTGGTTCTGGAAAAAAGTCTCTTGAAGAGATCTCTGTCAAAGATGCATTAATCATTGGGAGTTTTCAAGCAGCAGCAATCATGCCTGCATTATCCCGATCGGGGCTGACCATTGCTGCAGGTTTATTTTGTAAACTCGATCGTGCCACAGCTGCTTATTTTTCTTTTCTATTATCTATTCCAGCTATTTCAGGGGGAATTATTTTTCAACTTAAACCGGTTCTAACCGGCGGTGCTGAAACTCTTCCCTTTTCATCGATGCTGATTGCTACTCTTGCATCTGCCATCTTTGGCTATATTGCAGTAGTGTGGATGATTAACTATTTAAAAAGCCGCTCCCTGAAAGTTTTTTCTTTCTATGTTTGGGGACTGGGCAGCTTAGTTCTCATCCTCCAATTTACCGGAGTCTTTTAA
- a CDS encoding GNAT family N-acetyltransferase, which yields MLKKRDFTDCYPLYELMTHPDVFPFVRQKVQSYEEYVFVTKTTLEEEDQGKLISRTITDEWDMPIGTISLFDIEDNAGFLGTWLGKPYHGKGYNSIAKEAFFNELFFDLGIETVYMRIRKTNLRSLHAAEKLPYAVQANESRRYIYDQLNEKEEIYDLYEISKDLYTLYLLRKDDEAGEQLLEA from the coding sequence ATGTTAAAAAAGAGAGATTTTACCGATTGTTATCCTCTTTATGAGCTAATGACGCATCCAGATGTCTTCCCTTTCGTGCGCCAAAAAGTCCAATCATATGAAGAATATGTATTTGTTACTAAGACAACGCTCGAAGAAGAAGACCAAGGAAAACTAATTTCACGTACAATTACTGATGAATGGGATATGCCGATTGGGACTATATCATTGTTTGATATCGAAGACAATGCTGGTTTCCTTGGGACCTGGCTTGGAAAGCCATACCATGGTAAAGGCTATAATTCAATTGCTAAGGAAGCCTTTTTTAATGAATTGTTTTTTGATTTAGGCATTGAAACCGTCTATATGAGGATCCGCAAAACCAATTTACGGTCTTTGCATGCAGCTGAAAAATTGCCTTATGCTGTTCAAGCTAATGAATCAAGAAGATATATCTACGACCAGCTGAACGAAAAGGAAGAAATCTACGACTTATACGAAATTTCCAAAGATTTATATACCTTATATCTGCTTCGTAAGGATGATGAAGCAGGAGAACAGCTTCTTGAAGCCTAA
- a CDS encoding YflJ family protein → MAHTYSKGWFIQQLKTIGITKHPIERKKLELYRTHVIRKIYFDHFKGSP, encoded by the coding sequence GTGGCGCATACGTATTCAAAGGGCTGGTTTATCCAGCAGTTAAAGACGATTGGGATAACGAAACACCCAATTGAGCGGAAGAAGCTTGAGTTATATCGAACACATGTAATTCGAAAAATATACTTTGATCACTTCAAAGGCAGCCCATAA
- a CDS encoding undecaprenyldiphospho-muramoylpentapeptide beta-N-acetylglucosaminyltransferase, whose product MKKKIVFTGGGSAGHVSVNAAIIPEFIKNNWDVTYIGSEKGIEKTIIQKEFPQISYRVISVGKLRRYISLENMKDPFRVVKGIFDARRILKSIRPDFIFSKGGFVSVPVVLAAKMLKIPVFIHESDYTPGLANKIAMPLSSKIFTTFAETASSLPKEKALYIGAVLREGIFHGNAVKGREICGFTDMKPIVLVMGGSLGAVRINNVIHETLDELLKSYQIIHICGKGNLIDIERKGYQAFEYVHDELFDLLAAANLVVSRAGSNSIFEFLGLQKPMLLIPLSANASRGDQILNANSFEKQGFCKVLQEEDINYPAFIEAINQLNENSITFKTKMKQERPFKTAEEMYQLLIDLQK is encoded by the coding sequence TTGAAAAAGAAAATCGTATTTACTGGTGGAGGGTCAGCGGGACACGTTTCTGTGAACGCGGCAATTATTCCTGAATTTATTAAAAATAATTGGGATGTTACTTATATTGGTTCTGAAAAAGGAATCGAAAAAACAATTATTCAAAAAGAATTTCCACAAATCAGTTACCGTGTCATTTCGGTTGGTAAGCTGCGGAGATATATATCATTAGAGAATATGAAGGATCCATTCCGTGTTGTAAAAGGGATCTTTGATGCAAGAAGAATATTAAAAAGTATCCGTCCTGATTTTATTTTTTCAAAAGGGGGATTTGTCTCGGTTCCAGTCGTATTGGCAGCCAAAATGCTTAAAATCCCTGTGTTCATTCACGAATCGGATTATACACCTGGATTAGCAAATAAAATTGCGATGCCGCTCTCCTCGAAGATTTTTACGACTTTCGCGGAAACAGCCAGCTCTTTACCTAAGGAAAAGGCACTGTATATTGGAGCTGTTCTAAGGGAAGGGATTTTTCATGGCAATGCAGTAAAAGGAAGAGAAATTTGTGGGTTTACAGATATGAAACCAATAGTGCTTGTAATGGGTGGAAGCCTTGGAGCGGTTCGAATTAATAACGTTATACATGAGACTCTTGATGAATTGCTAAAGTCATATCAAATCATTCATATCTGTGGTAAAGGGAACTTGATAGATATAGAACGTAAGGGATATCAGGCATTTGAATATGTTCATGATGAACTCTTTGATTTATTAGCAGCCGCTAATTTGGTGGTATCAAGAGCTGGATCGAATTCGATTTTTGAATTTCTTGGACTGCAAAAACCAATGCTCTTGATTCCGCTCAGTGCCAATGCTTCCCGAGGCGATCAAATTTTAAATGCAAATAGCTTTGAAAAACAAGGCTTTTGTAAAGTACTTCAAGAAGAAGATATCAACTATCCAGCGTTTATAGAAGCCATAAATCAGCTGAATGAAAATTCAATTACATTTAAAACAAAAATGAAGCAAGAACGTCCATTCAAAACGGCGGAAGAAATGTATCAGCTTTTGATTGATCTGCAAAAATAA
- a CDS encoding mechanosensitive ion channel family protein, giving the protein MTILSSLYNWEIWLQLGISAAIFLFFLAVRSAFTRYLFKYLLSLARRRNITFAANLMTVLEKPLRWLIVLIGFIIASRYFPFEVVSHEIRIRLFRSAFIILATWALLNISTILTLLFPQLNSKLDLGVDQIVIPFITKIINIIFIALGVSIVAEEWGFNVNGFVAGLGLGGLAFALAAKDTISNLFGGIVIITEKPFTIGDWIKTPSVEGTVEDITFRSTKVRTFAQALVTVPNATLSNEPIINWSKMGKRQIAFHLRVSYQTSRTKLEVLTKQLEQMLQNHEGVHKDTIMVRFDQFSSASLDIYLYFFTTVTDYAGYLETKENINFKIMDILEQYDVEMAIPAQNLIFKNESALHEMTDFNT; this is encoded by the coding sequence TTGACTATATTATCATCGCTGTATAATTGGGAAATTTGGCTTCAGCTTGGAATATCAGCTGCCATATTCCTATTCTTTTTGGCCGTACGAAGTGCTTTTACTCGGTACCTATTTAAATACCTGCTCAGCTTAGCTAGAAGACGCAATATTACATTTGCTGCTAATTTAATGACTGTACTTGAAAAGCCTTTACGCTGGTTGATTGTTTTAATCGGCTTTATTATAGCCAGTCGATATTTTCCCTTTGAGGTTGTATCGCATGAAATCAGAATTCGGTTATTCCGTTCTGCTTTCATTATTCTTGCTACCTGGGCCCTTTTAAATATCAGTACGATCCTCACTTTGTTGTTTCCACAATTAAACAGCAAACTTGATTTAGGGGTCGATCAAATTGTTATACCATTTATTACAAAAATAATTAATATTATTTTTATTGCCCTTGGTGTTAGTATCGTAGCCGAAGAATGGGGATTTAATGTAAACGGATTTGTCGCCGGTCTAGGACTGGGAGGACTAGCCTTTGCTCTCGCAGCCAAAGATACGATCAGTAATCTATTTGGCGGGATTGTGATCATTACAGAAAAGCCATTTACCATCGGCGATTGGATTAAGACTCCAAGTGTTGAAGGTACGGTTGAGGATATCACTTTTAGGAGTACAAAGGTCCGAACGTTTGCACAAGCACTTGTAACGGTCCCTAATGCAACGTTATCTAACGAACCAATTATCAACTGGTCGAAGATGGGTAAACGTCAGATTGCCTTTCATCTGAGAGTTTCTTATCAAACATCAAGGACAAAGCTTGAAGTACTTACGAAACAACTTGAACAAATGCTTCAGAATCATGAAGGGGTTCATAAAGACACAATCATGGTAAGGTTTGACCAGTTCAGCAGTGCAAGTCTAGATATCTATTTGTATTTCTTTACTACTGTCACTGATTACGCTGGCTATTTGGAAACCAAAGAAAATATTAATTTTAAAATCATGGACATTCTAGAACAATATGATGTGGAAATGGCCATTCCAGCCCAAAATCTAATTTTCAAGAATGAATCGGCACTGCACGAAATGACTGATTTTAACACCTAA
- a CDS encoding MATE family efflux transporter encodes MIQTYTTPQKIRQLIFILAPILITQLGIYSMTFFDIMMAGKYRTTDVAGVSIGSSLWMPVYTGISGILLALTPIISQKLGAKDTKSIPHSVIQALYLGLVMAAVVMLIGSIVLNPILELMNLEQSVHNIAHDYLVALSFGMIPLFLYNVLRSFIDSLGQTRISMFITLLALPINVLFNYLLIYGKWGFPELGGVGSGYATAITYWVIMVIAIFTIVKVQPFAGYNLFSKLYRVAWKEWRELLMIGLPIGLTIFFETSIFAAVTLFMSNYNTLTIASHQIAMNFASFLYMIPLSISTGLTIVVGFEAGAKRYKDARIYSILGISGAIGLSLLCASVVFFFREQIASIYSVDSDVIQLTAHFLLYATFFQLSDALQAPIQGILRGYKDVTISFFMSFISYWIIGLPMGILLSKYSSLGPFGYWIGLIAGLAIGAVGLFIRLLYVQRSHDSKRIQHQKKTKNLLI; translated from the coding sequence ATGATTCAAACTTACACAACACCACAGAAAATACGACAGCTTATTTTTATATTGGCACCCATTCTCATTACTCAATTAGGCATTTATTCCATGACATTCTTTGATATTATGATGGCCGGTAAATATCGGACCACAGATGTTGCTGGAGTATCAATAGGAAGTTCACTCTGGATGCCTGTTTATACGGGAATAAGCGGTATATTATTAGCCCTTACACCAATTATTTCTCAAAAACTTGGAGCGAAGGATACAAAGTCGATTCCACATTCCGTCATTCAGGCGTTATATTTAGGCCTTGTAATGGCAGCCGTCGTCATGCTCATTGGCTCCATTGTTTTAAATCCTATATTGGAACTTATGAATCTTGAGCAATCGGTCCATAATATAGCCCATGACTATTTAGTCGCTCTATCCTTTGGAATGATTCCTCTCTTCTTATATAATGTCCTCCGATCATTTATTGATTCTCTTGGACAAACCCGTATATCCATGTTCATCACCTTACTTGCTTTACCGATTAATGTTTTATTCAATTACTTATTAATCTATGGAAAATGGGGCTTCCCCGAGCTTGGAGGCGTCGGTTCAGGGTATGCAACGGCTATCACATATTGGGTCATTATGGTGATTGCCATCTTTACGATCGTAAAGGTTCAACCTTTTGCCGGCTATAACCTATTTTCTAAGCTGTATCGTGTTGCATGGAAAGAATGGCGGGAGCTTTTAATGATTGGACTGCCTATCGGCTTAACGATATTTTTTGAGACTAGTATCTTTGCAGCCGTTACCCTTTTCATGAGTAACTATAATACACTGACGATTGCTTCCCATCAAATTGCCATGAATTTTGCTTCATTCCTATATATGATTCCTTTAAGTATCTCGACGGGCCTAACCATTGTTGTTGGCTTTGAGGCTGGTGCAAAACGGTATAAGGATGCTCGGATTTATAGCATACTCGGAATTTCTGGAGCAATTGGTCTATCCTTACTCTGTGCCTCCGTTGTCTTTTTCTTCCGGGAGCAAATCGCTTCGATTTATTCGGTTGATTCAGACGTGATCCAGCTTACGGCACATTTCTTGCTATACGCAACCTTCTTCCAACTATCTGATGCGCTTCAAGCACCCATTCAGGGGATACTGCGCGGCTATAAGGATGTAACCATCAGCTTCTTCATGTCGTTTATTTCATATTGGATTATCGGACTGCCTATGGGGATTCTCCTTTCTAAGTATTCATCATTGGGACCCTTTGGATATTGGATCGGATTAATTGCGGGTCTCGCAATAGGAGCAGTCGGCCTTTTCATTAGACTCCTCTATGTTCAACGTTCGCATGACTCTAAAAGAATACAGCATCAAAAAAAGACAAAGAATCTCCTCATATAA
- a CDS encoding SDR family oxidoreductase — MKIKVAVITGGATGIGRKTACVLAETGMNIAVTYKESKVQAEQLAAELIESYGVQAIAIRGDAADEKDCHSVVNTVIQSFGRIDVFIHNAGPYIHERKPMLEYSSEEWNYLMNGNLTGFFYMAKEIVPHMRNNGWGRIITLGFDRSETAPGWIYRSAFAAAKTGLTSLTKTLALEEASYGITANMVCPGDIIGEWKESSISEAQLEQDTDVPVGRPGTGEDVARVIAFLCDSKSDFITGSVIPITGGKDVLRKVFLQ, encoded by the coding sequence GTGAAGATAAAAGTAGCTGTTATAACTGGAGGAGCAACTGGAATTGGACGGAAAACCGCCTGTGTACTTGCAGAAACGGGAATGAATATTGCGGTAACGTATAAAGAAAGCAAGGTTCAGGCTGAGCAATTAGCAGCTGAACTAATTGAATCTTATGGTGTACAAGCAATTGCAATTCGTGGTGATGCAGCAGACGAAAAGGATTGTCATTCAGTGGTGAATACAGTCATTCAATCATTTGGGCGAATTGATGTTTTTATCCACAACGCAGGTCCTTATATTCATGAACGAAAACCGATGCTCGAGTATTCGAGTGAAGAGTGGAATTACTTAATGAATGGTAATTTAACGGGTTTTTTCTACATGGCAAAGGAAATTGTGCCGCATATGAGGAATAATGGCTGGGGGAGAATTATTACCTTAGGATTTGATCGTTCGGAAACGGCGCCTGGTTGGATTTACCGCTCTGCCTTTGCTGCAGCCAAAACAGGGTTGACCTCCTTAACTAAGACCCTTGCACTTGAAGAAGCTTCCTATGGAATTACTGCCAACATGGTTTGTCCCGGTGATATTATCGGCGAATGGAAAGAAAGCAGTATTAGTGAAGCACAACTAGAGCAGGACACGGATGTTCCCGTAGGACGTCCTGGGACAGGGGAAGATGTGGCAAGAGTGATTGCGTTTTTATGTGATAGTAAATCTGATTTTATTACAGGCAGCGTGATTCCCATTACAGGCGGAAAAGATGTTTTACGAAAAGTATTTCTCCAATAA
- a CDS encoding Hsp20/alpha crystallin family protein: MFPWNMLFSKNKQTDFTNKMNPNDVQSFINQLFSQVIPENMQQMMNQKQAEGFPSFQGAEQAAKEQQQQPSNPLQATVFETHTDVYVRIPLKDPASVKQMKIYHTSNQSIVEGFPEPGDRHVITLPATVKKKGASAHYKDETLEIKLQKNNDLQYSEIDVSGL, from the coding sequence ATGTTTCCCTGGAATATGCTTTTTTCCAAAAATAAGCAAACAGATTTTACAAATAAGATGAATCCCAATGACGTTCAATCGTTTATTAATCAATTATTTTCTCAGGTCATTCCAGAAAACATGCAGCAAATGATGAATCAGAAGCAAGCGGAAGGTTTCCCCTCTTTCCAGGGAGCTGAGCAGGCTGCAAAAGAACAACAACAGCAACCTTCCAATCCCCTTCAGGCTACCGTTTTCGAAACACATACAGACGTGTATGTACGTATTCCATTAAAAGATCCAGCTTCAGTTAAACAGATGAAAATCTATCATACATCTAATCAATCAATTGTTGAAGGTTTCCCAGAACCAGGTGACCGGCATGTCATTACCCTTCCTGCTACCGTGAAGAAAAAAGGAGCTTCCGCTCACTATAAAGATGAAACATTGGAAATAAAACTACAGAAGAATAATGATCTTCAATATTCTGAAATTGATGTGTCAGGATTATAA